In the genome of Bacillus sp. S3, one region contains:
- a CDS encoding acyl-CoA dehydrogenase family protein — translation MLTLFIKTENQKKWLQKLREKEEKFKNKSAEIDELAVFPKENIQDLVEMGYSSITLPVEFGGAGLKVYDMVLLQEALASFDGTTGLAMGWNLGVVGELFETKLWNQEKLNFFAKEVLNGALVNRAVSEAQTGSPTRGGRPGTTAVKKDGAWVLTGRKTFTTMSPVLTYFLTSAWIEEKQKVGFFLLHKDLEGLAIDETWDVIAMRGTGSHDLVLDHVIVEDSNLVELPDFPRGGKINGWILHIPACYLGIAQAARDYAVHFANHHAPNSLNGPISQLPNVQQLLGEIDLELIRARHLIYSVAEAYDDESRRGYIDHELGVVKHTVTNSAITIVDKAMRIVGAQSLKRSNPLQRYYRDVRAGLHNPPMDDMTIKKLALAAIEQDKSKYSKKE, via the coding sequence ATGCTTACCTTATTCATAAAAACGGAAAATCAAAAGAAATGGCTGCAGAAATTACGAGAAAAAGAGGAAAAATTTAAAAATAAGTCGGCGGAAATTGATGAATTGGCGGTTTTCCCAAAAGAAAATATTCAAGATTTAGTGGAGATGGGTTATTCAAGCATCACCCTCCCAGTTGAATTCGGCGGAGCAGGATTAAAGGTCTATGATATGGTCCTCCTGCAAGAAGCACTGGCGAGTTTTGATGGAACGACTGGACTTGCAATGGGTTGGAATCTCGGGGTGGTAGGCGAACTCTTTGAAACAAAGCTTTGGAATCAGGAAAAATTGAACTTTTTCGCGAAAGAAGTTCTTAACGGCGCTTTAGTGAACCGGGCAGTAAGTGAAGCGCAAACAGGCAGCCCAACAAGAGGGGGGCGTCCCGGAACAACCGCAGTCAAAAAAGACGGGGCCTGGGTGCTGACAGGGCGGAAAACATTTACCACCATGTCTCCTGTATTAACTTATTTTCTAACATCGGCATGGATTGAAGAAAAGCAGAAAGTGGGATTTTTCCTGCTTCATAAAGACTTAGAGGGATTAGCAATTGATGAAACATGGGATGTCATTGCTATGAGAGGGACAGGGAGCCACGACCTTGTTTTGGATCATGTCATCGTCGAAGATTCCAACCTTGTCGAACTGCCCGATTTTCCAAGGGGCGGCAAAATAAACGGCTGGATTCTGCATATCCCTGCCTGTTATCTCGGCATCGCCCAAGCAGCACGTGATTATGCTGTCCATTTTGCTAACCATCATGCACCAAACAGTCTAAACGGACCCATCAGCCAATTACCGAATGTACAGCAGCTTTTAGGGGAAATTGATCTAGAATTGATTCGGGCTAGACATCTGATCTACAGTGTTGCTGAAGCATATGATGATGAATCGCGCAGGGGTTATATCGATCATGAACTTGGCGTCGTTAAGCATACGGTAACAAACTCGGCGATTACGATTGTCGATAAAGCCATGAGGATTGTCGGCGCACAAAGTCTTAAGCGTAGTAATCCCCTGCAGCGGTATTATCGCGACGTAAGGGCCGGTCTGCACAATCCGCCAATGGACGATATGACGATTAAAAAATTAGCGCTAGCGGCTATTGAACAGGACAAAAGTAAATATAGTAAAAAAGAATAA
- a CDS encoding metallophosphoesterase family protein, translating into MKEKTVIEEVTPYQQKEMNRRTFLQKTTMVVGAAVGATLVNSITGLPVSAVSSSSIMNSSGNKPDLIFPVISDVHIKASNNQTLNKFVTTLEQLNLAAPRQDAFVVVGDLTDNGYTQEYDKFFNAYNSKKQTQAVPMFAIGNHDYWNGLSVANAQQLFLEKTGMESIYFHRVIKGYHFIILGTEDGLTEGTFSEKQIGWLGEKLREAAAEDPHKPIFVFHHQPIMGTIYGSEWGFSKNRDLFYDTLKAYPQVISFSGHTHYPLDDPRIIHQKDFTSIGTSTGAYLWLETGRIQGEVPEGADILNQALIVEVHHNKVLIKRRDIHNNDWTGEPFEISYPAKQNKFTYTEDRDKKAPYFTHDAMISIVHDDTAAAGLTVMLTQAKDDLLVHDYKLKAKNMETGQVEKEVLAFSEFYKDPIPNPLTLQVNGLKSNSLYEIEVNALDAFANQSQNSLKVLGKTSQGPVITLSKTELNGIEDKMDVVVENVRVPNGDWIGLYEVSENPGNVGSIWWMYTKVTDGTCAFTFDPKTNTYPARYKEGATYKLIYFYGSGYDAVAETTFTVRSK; encoded by the coding sequence ATGAAAGAAAAAACAGTGATCGAAGAAGTAACACCGTATCAACAAAAGGAAATGAACCGCCGCACTTTTTTGCAGAAGACAACGATGGTTGTTGGTGCAGCTGTGGGGGCCACACTAGTAAACTCAATAACTGGTTTACCTGTCAGTGCCGTATCAAGTTCGTCGATAATGAATTCCAGTGGAAACAAGCCGGATTTGATCTTTCCGGTGATCAGTGATGTACATATAAAGGCAAGCAATAATCAAACATTGAACAAGTTTGTCACAACCTTAGAGCAATTAAATTTGGCTGCCCCAAGGCAAGATGCTTTTGTAGTAGTCGGAGATTTAACGGATAACGGCTACACACAGGAATATGATAAATTTTTCAATGCCTATAACTCGAAAAAGCAGACACAGGCTGTTCCGATGTTTGCCATCGGCAATCATGATTACTGGAATGGCTTATCGGTTGCCAATGCGCAGCAACTGTTCCTTGAGAAAACGGGAATGGAATCGATATATTTTCATAGAGTGATTAAAGGCTATCACTTTATTATTCTTGGTACGGAGGATGGACTAACAGAAGGAACGTTTTCGGAAAAGCAAATTGGCTGGCTGGGTGAAAAGCTTAGAGAAGCGGCCGCTGAAGATCCGCATAAACCGATTTTTGTTTTTCATCACCAGCCAATCATGGGAACCATCTATGGAAGTGAGTGGGGCTTTTCGAAAAATAGAGACCTCTTCTATGATACGTTGAAAGCTTATCCACAAGTGATTTCTTTTTCCGGCCACACCCATTATCCGCTAGATGACCCGAGAATCATTCATCAAAAGGATTTTACTTCGATCGGGACCTCGACGGGGGCCTATCTATGGCTGGAAACAGGCAGGATTCAGGGGGAAGTTCCGGAAGGAGCAGATATCTTGAATCAGGCGCTTATAGTTGAGGTACACCATAACAAGGTATTGATTAAGCGCCGTGATATCCATAACAACGATTGGACGGGAGAGCCGTTTGAAATCAGCTATCCTGCTAAGCAAAATAAATTTACATACACAGAAGATCGTGACAAAAAAGCACCTTACTTTACTCATGATGCGATGATATCCATCGTTCATGACGATACGGCAGCTGCGGGTCTCACGGTTATGCTCACTCAAGCAAAGGATGACCTGCTTGTCCATGATTATAAGCTAAAGGCTAAGAATATGGAGACAGGGCAAGTGGAGAAGGAAGTCCTCGCGTTTTCGGAATTTTATAAGGATCCGATTCCAAATCCTTTAACACTACAGGTCAATGGATTAAAGTCCAATTCTCTTTATGAGATAGAGGTAAATGCTCTTGATGCATTTGCCAATCAAAGTCAAAACTCCTTGAAGGTGTTAGGGAAAACCTCCCAAGGGCCAGTGATAACGCTCTCCAAAACTGAGTTAAATGGTATCGAGGATAAAATGGATGTCGTTGTGGAAAATGTCAGGGTTCCAAATGGTGACTGGATTGGTCTTTATGAAGTGAGTGAAAATCCGGGGAATGTTGGCTCCATTTGGTGGATGTATACGAAGGTAACAGATGGAACATGTGCTTTCACATTCGATCCAAAAACGAATACCTATCCGGCGCGCTATAAAGAAGGCGCAACCTATAAACTCATTTATTTCTATGGCAGCGGCTATGATGCTGTAGCTGAAACGACCTTTACAGTTAGAAGTAAATAA
- a CDS encoding cation:proton antiporter, which yields MFSLTSAEISHFLLAMGCLLAMAHLLGYLAERIYIPRVIGEVAAGLVLGPTLLGHFFPEAFKWLFLGFPTEEKLFGLLYQFGLLMLMFCSGLKFQTRFNKEDIKITTALAVGATIPAFIVGWFAADIFNISPYLGTANNPLAIKIVIAISIAITSIPVISKIFNDLGIMHTRFAKIVIACAGFHDILLWVALGFATAIASNGGAFTVSTALKSVGISLGFIFGTFILGYVLFKRLTVIKQNLLFRSSNLGYFLFIMFMLASLAGTLHVETIFGALLAGIIANVALPKALSGRLEQGVSNISFSWFIPIYFATVGLQLDLIRHFNPLFFLAYFLFATLTQTLAVYITSRTIKQDRLTSFNLGVAINDRGGPGIVLSSVAYAAGIINQEFFAILVMLALITSWIPGTWLRIVVKKKWRLMPGDENLTPQPRDDGKIKSINKYV from the coding sequence ATGTTTAGTTTGACTAGCGCTGAAATAAGTCATTTTCTCTTAGCAATGGGTTGTTTACTCGCAATGGCACATTTATTAGGATATTTAGCTGAACGAATCTATATACCCCGCGTCATTGGGGAAGTGGCTGCAGGCTTAGTACTTGGACCTACTTTACTAGGACATTTTTTCCCCGAGGCGTTTAAATGGCTGTTTCTTGGTTTTCCGACAGAGGAAAAGTTATTTGGGTTATTATATCAATTTGGTTTATTGATGTTGATGTTTTGTTCGGGGCTAAAATTTCAAACTAGATTTAATAAGGAGGATATCAAAATCACCACTGCTTTAGCAGTCGGTGCAACCATTCCAGCCTTTATTGTTGGCTGGTTTGCTGCTGATATTTTTAATATTTCCCCTTATCTAGGTACGGCCAATAATCCTTTAGCCATAAAAATCGTCATCGCTATTTCCATTGCGATTACCTCTATTCCAGTTATTTCCAAAATATTTAACGATCTTGGCATTATGCATACAAGGTTTGCAAAGATAGTGATTGCATGCGCAGGATTCCATGATATTCTGCTTTGGGTTGCCCTTGGTTTCGCCACTGCCATTGCCAGTAATGGAGGTGCTTTCACCGTTAGTACAGCCCTGAAAAGCGTGGGGATATCGCTTGGATTTATTTTCGGAACCTTTATCCTAGGTTATGTTCTTTTTAAGCGGCTAACCGTCATTAAACAAAACCTGTTATTTCGATCCTCTAACCTTGGATATTTCTTGTTTATCATGTTTATGCTTGCATCACTTGCCGGCACTCTTCATGTGGAAACCATTTTCGGTGCACTTCTGGCAGGAATTATTGCGAATGTTGCTTTGCCAAAAGCATTATCGGGCCGACTGGAGCAAGGGGTCAGCAATATTTCCTTCTCTTGGTTTATCCCCATCTATTTTGCAACGGTGGGATTACAATTAGACCTTATCAGACATTTTAACCCACTATTCTTCCTTGCCTATTTCTTATTTGCAACCTTAACACAAACATTGGCCGTCTATATCACCTCGCGTACGATTAAACAGGATCGTTTAACCAGTTTTAACTTAGGGGTTGCGATTAATGACCGTGGAGGACCCGGAATAGTCCTTTCCTCCGTTGCCTACGCCGCAGGAATTATTAATCAGGAGTTTTTTGCTATCCTTGTTATGTTAGCGCTTATTACTTCCTGGATTCCTGGAACCTGGCTTCGAATCGTTGTCAAAAAGAAATGGAGACTGATGCCTGGAGATGAAAATCTCACTCCTCAGCCAAGAGATGATGGAAAAATTAAATCGATTAATAAATATGTATAG
- a CDS encoding PepSY domain-containing protein: protein MKKLILLLALVIPLGYGAYFQGGLAKAAPKQTHISEKQAKEIALGKVKGEVVMVKLEEDDGRQYYEVIIKKSGSMYEVEIDAKTGQVIEVEQEGSRNGDDHDDHDDDHGDDHDDDHGDD from the coding sequence TTGAAAAAGCTAATCTTATTGTTAGCGCTAGTAATTCCACTGGGGTATGGAGCCTATTTTCAGGGGGGTCTTGCCAAGGCAGCCCCGAAACAAACCCATATTTCTGAAAAGCAAGCAAAAGAAATTGCATTGGGTAAAGTAAAAGGGGAAGTTGTCATGGTTAAGCTGGAAGAGGATGATGGACGCCAATATTATGAGGTCATCATAAAAAAATCCGGTTCCATGTATGAAGTGGAAATTGACGCTAAGACTGGCCAAGTGATTGAGGTAGAACAGGAAGGATCACGCAATGGCGATGATCACGATGATCATGATGATGACCATGGAGATGATCATGATGATGATCACGGTGATGATTAA
- a CDS encoding DUF2680 domain-containing protein, translating to MIKKFVVILLCFSCYLTYEIPALAEASTSKEIEGNEGKTKPSPVTTENTKKENKSVTKGKSKKQKVEDDDDIELKPENLEDDLNCTKDMQYTVEQKKRLDQIYHRIYKDYHALIETYAWAGALTDEQAAVRHSMLKNYILTFAKRNYKWCSEWEEDEWEEEWYNIDRD from the coding sequence ATGATAAAAAAATTTGTGGTTATTTTATTATGTTTCAGTTGCTATTTGACATATGAAATACCAGCTTTAGCGGAAGCGTCTACTAGTAAGGAAATAGAAGGAAATGAGGGAAAGACAAAGCCCAGTCCTGTTACTACTGAAAATACTAAAAAAGAGAATAAATCGGTTACAAAAGGGAAGTCAAAAAAGCAGAAAGTGGAAGATGACGATGACATTGAACTAAAACCAGAAAATTTGGAAGATGATCTGAACTGTACAAAGGATATGCAGTATACAGTAGAGCAAAAAAAGCGCCTTGACCAGATTTACCATCGTATTTATAAGGATTATCACGCTTTAATAGAAACGTATGCATGGGCTGGGGCTTTAACAGACGAGCAAGCAGCTGTTCGCCATAGCATGCTGAAGAACTACATACTGACCTTTGCCAAAAGAAACTATAAATGGTGCAGTGAGTGGGAAGAAGATGAGTGGGAGGAAGAATGGTATAATATTGACCGTGATTAA
- the crcB gene encoding fluoride efflux transporter CrcB has translation MVYFVVGLGGVLGTFVRFFLDDFLSRTVLPLSSGILLVNLSGCFMIGFFLSLNSERFSPVIRIGFATGFLGSYTTFSTFSVKVLDLYKNWGLQTSAIYTLLTIIGGYCFVHLGHALAMKIEKGPY, from the coding sequence ATGGTATATTTTGTTGTGGGCTTGGGAGGGGTTTTAGGTACTTTTGTGCGGTTTTTTTTAGATGATTTCCTTTCCCGAACCGTTCTTCCTCTCTCCTCAGGTATCTTACTCGTCAATCTTTCAGGCTGTTTTATGATTGGCTTTTTCTTATCATTGAACTCAGAGCGTTTTTCACCTGTAATAAGAATTGGTTTTGCCACAGGTTTTTTGGGTTCCTATACTACCTTTTCTACCTTTAGTGTGAAAGTGCTGGACTTATATAAAAATTGGGGACTTCAAACAAGCGCTATTTATACGCTTTTGACAATCATTGGCGGTTATTGTTTTGTTCATCTTGGACATGCCCTTGCAATGAAAATCGAGAAAGGGCCGTATTAA
- a CDS encoding fluoride efflux transporter FluC has protein sequence MMKFLLIIGAGGFFGAISRFFLSNLFSKWTVLSIPTATFMINVSGSFTLGFIYGANYFSADQMHFLSVGFLASFTTFSTFNYELLQLENGGKCSRFFLYGASMYVACILAAHWGYLFGSS, from the coding sequence ATGATGAAATTTCTACTGATAATAGGTGCAGGAGGATTTTTCGGTGCCATTTCTCGTTTCTTCCTTAGCAATTTGTTCTCGAAGTGGACAGTCCTTTCGATTCCAACTGCTACATTTATGATTAATGTCTCAGGTTCCTTTACTCTAGGATTCATTTATGGCGCAAACTATTTTTCTGCGGATCAAATGCATTTTCTTTCGGTCGGTTTTCTAGCCTCATTTACGACCTTTTCCACCTTTAATTACGAGTTGCTGCAGCTTGAAAATGGAGGAAAATGTTCCCGCTTTTTTCTATACGGTGCTTCCATGTATGTGGCGTGTATTCTTGCTGCCCATTGGGGATATTTGTTCGGGAGCAGCTAG
- a CDS encoding uracil-xanthine permease family protein encodes MVQKEQNTNIAVGIDEKISWGRAFLLGMQHVLAMDLYIAPIIIAGLLSLDSMNTTFFIQMCFLAAGLATLIQTIGGLRLPVVQGPSYVPIGALAAIGGKLGLGAVFGSLLPGALIIALIGYPLKWFAKAVQKIIPPLVGGTVIVIVGISLMPNAFNSIYHAPGNVGHNVIIAFVSAAVLIICILLGRKTKGYGTFFRLVSVILAIIAGTITATLFGTVDFSTVKQASWISFPSFFPFGKPVFNLQAILTMVFIYLVILIETTGTWFVVSTVTDSKLDEKRLNRASVGEGLGCFVGSLFGGTPMTGYSSNAGIIAITGVASRMAIIAAGIILVALGLIPKLSAIITCVPEPVINGIFGVVCVAIVMNGLKVIQHVVIDDRNMMVIGVPILLTVGTMVLPKEILNSVPDFANYILSSGTAVGAIAVVILNLIIPKEREKTVPTGKESLT; translated from the coding sequence GTGGTCCAAAAAGAGCAAAACACGAACATTGCCGTAGGCATCGATGAAAAAATCAGCTGGGGAAGGGCTTTTTTACTTGGCATGCAGCATGTTCTCGCGATGGATTTATATATCGCCCCAATCATCATTGCTGGTTTACTATCATTGGATTCGATGAATACTACCTTTTTCATTCAAATGTGTTTTTTAGCGGCTGGACTGGCAACACTGATCCAAACCATTGGCGGTCTTCGGCTGCCCGTTGTTCAGGGTCCCTCTTATGTCCCAATTGGTGCGTTGGCAGCAATCGGCGGCAAGCTTGGATTAGGTGCTGTATTCGGCAGTCTTCTTCCAGGGGCATTGATTATTGCACTAATTGGGTATCCATTAAAATGGTTTGCTAAAGCCGTACAAAAAATTATTCCACCGCTTGTTGGAGGAACGGTCATCGTCATTGTCGGAATCTCATTAATGCCTAATGCTTTTAATAGTATTTATCACGCACCTGGAAATGTTGGGCACAATGTAATCATCGCCTTTGTTTCCGCTGCGGTATTAATCATCTGTATTCTTCTTGGACGTAAAACAAAGGGGTACGGTACATTTTTCCGCCTAGTGTCTGTTATCCTGGCGATTATCGCTGGCACGATTACTGCAACACTATTTGGAACCGTTGATTTCTCTACTGTAAAACAAGCATCTTGGATTTCGTTTCCGAGCTTTTTCCCATTCGGAAAACCAGTATTTAATTTACAAGCGATTTTAACCATGGTATTTATTTATTTGGTAATCTTAATTGAAACGACAGGCACTTGGTTCGTCGTATCAACCGTTACTGACAGTAAACTAGATGAAAAAAGATTGAACCGGGCATCTGTCGGCGAAGGTCTTGGCTGTTTCGTCGGATCTCTTTTCGGGGGTACACCTATGACAGGTTATTCTTCTAATGCGGGTATTATTGCGATTACGGGGGTTGCCAGCAGAATGGCGATTATCGCTGCAGGAATTATTTTGGTCGCATTAGGACTCATTCCTAAACTATCGGCCATCATTACATGTGTCCCAGAACCTGTCATTAACGGGATCTTCGGGGTTGTCTGTGTGGCGATTGTCATGAACGGTTTAAAAGTCATTCAGCATGTTGTCATCGATGACCGTAATATGATGGTCATCGGAGTGCCAATCCTCTTGACTGTAGGAACAATGGTTCTTCCAAAAGAAATCTTAAACAGCGTTCCTGATTTTGCAAACTATATTCTCTCTTCCGGAACTGCGGTTGGCGCGATTGCTGTCGTCATTCTAAATTTAATCATCCCGAAAGAACGAGAGAAAACCGTTCCGACAGGGAAAGAATCGTTAACATAG
- a CDS encoding aromatic ring-hydroxylating oxygenase subunit alpha produces the protein MILEDNVLRSDWIVACKIEDVKEEPLQVTILGERVVFFRNEEGIYAFKDLCIHRGAALSLGCVKDGNLVCPYHGWEYNSAGTCTKIPQLPEGRSIPLKAKAIKYTCREAYGFVWINLNNNNPAFFEYPQYADGNYRTVLWGPQEVNANPPRIVENFLDVGHLSFIHEGFLGVQEHPVIGDYDVHMEGERIFSDEIAIFQPDPDGSGQSKDVFYTYEIVRPLTVLFTKRDPDTENKMTILLTILPIAERKSIAYGIMSFNYETGTSDQEIIEFQDMIFAQDKPIVENQKPEDLPLDLQVELSLKCDRMSIAYRQYLKKLGVTLGTD, from the coding sequence ATGATTTTGGAAGACAATGTTTTACGCAGTGACTGGATCGTTGCTTGTAAGATAGAGGATGTCAAAGAAGAGCCGTTGCAGGTAACGATTTTGGGAGAGCGGGTTGTTTTCTTCCGCAATGAAGAAGGAATATACGCCTTTAAGGATCTATGTATTCACCGAGGCGCGGCTTTATCTTTAGGCTGCGTAAAGGACGGAAATCTCGTTTGTCCTTACCATGGCTGGGAATATAATTCTGCCGGTACATGTACAAAAATACCGCAGCTCCCTGAAGGAAGATCGATTCCATTAAAAGCAAAGGCAATAAAGTATACATGCAGGGAAGCATATGGATTTGTGTGGATTAATCTAAACAACAATAACCCGGCATTCTTTGAATACCCTCAATATGCGGATGGTAATTATCGTACTGTCTTGTGGGGTCCGCAGGAGGTAAATGCTAATCCGCCAAGAATTGTCGAGAATTTCTTGGATGTCGGCCATCTTTCATTTATCCATGAAGGGTTTCTTGGGGTACAGGAACACCCTGTCATTGGAGATTACGATGTTCATATGGAAGGGGAACGGATTTTTTCAGATGAAATCGCCATTTTCCAGCCCGACCCGGATGGGTCCGGACAATCGAAGGATGTTTTTTATACCTATGAAATCGTTCGACCGCTGACCGTTCTATTCACAAAAAGAGATCCGGATACGGAAAACAAGATGACCATCCTGCTAACCATCCTGCCAATTGCAGAACGCAAGTCGATTGCCTATGGAATTATGTCATTTAACTATGAGACGGGAACAAGCGACCAAGAAATCATCGAATTCCAGGATATGATTTTCGCCCAGGACAAGCCTATCGTTGAAAATCAGAAACCAGAGGACCTGCCGCTTGATTTACAGGTAGAACTATCATTGAAATGTGACCGGATGAGCATCGCCTATCGACAATATTTAAAAAAACTTGGCGTAACTCTAGGTACGGATTAA
- a CDS encoding ABC transporter permease: MNILESFKIALSSIWNHKVRSILTMLGIIIGVAAVIIIVAIGQGTRKQMTDELFGTDKNAIDLYYEYVPPEGEPEAFWEEPELTQEDVQTLANVPGVKAVIAINHGWGTMIRDDEQGDMQITGVGAEFFSAKSIQVVEGRALYAADNDGLNRVVLIDTVARKKFFKEKENPIGEIIDLNDNPYKVVGVYESPIPEQYRNPDGGEMLMPRAVISMMFGNREIEQLSVIASDPEKVSETGKLAAKTLTEQKGLEDGKYATNDFADYEKELNTMISLLTLLIGSIAGISLLVGGIGVMNIMLVSVTERTREIGLRKAIGATRKKILLQFLIEAITLTSLGGLFGIGLAAIGTILVSQLSPIVATVSPLIVLIGVSFSALIGIIFGILPANKASKLSPIDALRYE; encoded by the coding sequence ATGAACATCTTGGAGAGTTTCAAAATTGCCCTTTCGTCGATTTGGAATCATAAAGTTCGGTCGATCTTAACCATGCTTGGGATTATTATCGGAGTTGCCGCTGTTATCATTATTGTTGCGATTGGCCAGGGTACGAGAAAACAAATGACAGATGAATTGTTCGGTACAGATAAAAATGCGATTGATTTGTATTATGAATATGTTCCGCCTGAAGGAGAACCAGAAGCATTTTGGGAAGAGCCGGAATTGACGCAGGAAGATGTCCAAACACTTGCTAATGTTCCAGGTGTGAAGGCTGTCATTGCCATCAACCACGGCTGGGGAACCATGATTCGGGATGATGAGCAGGGGGATATGCAAATTACCGGTGTCGGAGCCGAATTCTTCTCTGCTAAAAGTATTCAGGTTGTAGAAGGACGCGCATTATATGCCGCAGATAATGATGGATTAAATCGGGTTGTCCTGATTGACACTGTGGCAAGAAAGAAATTTTTCAAAGAAAAGGAAAACCCGATTGGTGAAATCATTGACCTAAATGATAATCCCTACAAGGTCGTAGGCGTGTATGAATCACCAATCCCTGAACAATACCGAAATCCTGATGGCGGTGAAATGCTTATGCCCCGTGCGGTCATATCGATGATGTTCGGCAACCGGGAAATCGAACAATTATCAGTGATTGCCAGTGATCCTGAAAAGGTTTCTGAAACCGGGAAACTGGCTGCTAAAACTCTGACAGAACAAAAAGGACTGGAAGATGGGAAATACGCTACAAACGACTTTGCGGATTATGAAAAAGAATTAAACACGATGATCTCCTTGCTGACTTTACTCATTGGCAGTATCGCCGGAATCTCCCTCTTGGTTGGCGGAATCGGCGTGATGAATATTATGCTTGTTTCCGTAACGGAAAGAACGAGAGAAATAGGACTTCGGAAAGCTATTGGAGCGACAAGAAAGAAAATCCTTCTGCAATTTCTAATCGAAGCGATCACCTTAACCTCTTTAGGCGGACTGTTTGGCATTGGACTAGCGGCAATCGGAACCATCCTTGTTTCGCAATTATCTCCTATTGTGGCAACGGTCAGTCCCTTAATCGTCTTAATTGGCGTCAGCTTCTCTGCTTTAATCGGGATCATCTTCGGAATCCTCCCGGCTAATAAGGCGTCAAAGCTTAGCCCAATTGATGCTCTAAGATATGAATGA
- a CDS encoding ABC transporter ATP-binding protein, protein MMKLSEITKVYGKGALEVPVLHGIDLTIEDGEFVAIMGPSGSGKSTLMNIIGFLDYPTSGTFELNGSQVDSAKESVLARLRNEHIGFVFQQFFMFPRDNAIKNVASPLVYAGISKRERTERAKKMLIKVGLEDRMKHLPNQLSGGQKQRVAIARALVNNPTIILADEPTGALDSKTSAQIMKLFMQLNEEGKTVIVVTHEEEIAAYAKRIITLKDGVITDDRRVAP, encoded by the coding sequence TGAGATCACAAAAGTGTATGGAAAGGGAGCTCTTGAGGTTCCTGTCCTTCATGGAATTGATTTAACGATTGAGGATGGAGAGTTTGTCGCTATTATGGGTCCATCTGGATCAGGGAAATCCACCTTAATGAATATCATTGGCTTCTTAGATTATCCAACTTCAGGTACATTCGAATTAAATGGCAGTCAAGTCGACTCTGCAAAGGAGAGCGTCCTGGCTCGGTTAAGAAATGAACATATCGGATTTGTTTTCCAGCAATTCTTTATGTTTCCAAGAGACAACGCCATCAAAAACGTCGCATCCCCTCTCGTTTATGCAGGTATTTCAAAACGGGAACGGACAGAAAGGGCTAAAAAAATGCTGATTAAGGTCGGCTTGGAAGATCGAATGAAGCATTTACCCAATCAATTGTCGGGCGGACAGAAACAGCGTGTCGCCATCGCTAGAGCCCTCGTCAACAATCCAACGATCATTTTAGCTGACGAGCCTACTGGTGCGCTTGATTCAAAAACAAGTGCACAAATCATGAAGCTGTTTATGCAGCTTAATGAAGAAGGAAAAACAGTTATTGTCGTGACACACGAGGAGGAAATCGCCGCCTATGCCAAACGAATCATTACACTGAAAGATGGCGTGATTACGGATGACCGGAGGGTAGCGCCATGA